In the Engystomops pustulosus chromosome 2, aEngPut4.maternal, whole genome shotgun sequence genome, one interval contains:
- the SPATA13 gene encoding spermatogenesis-associated protein 13 isoform X5: MVARGEMTRFWSLESLHMVSTDGGAESTTLVDDNGSEEEYSFDDRYQANPRYLQPGGEQLAINELISDGSTVYAEALWDHVTMDDQELAFKAGNVIRVLEASNKDWWWGRIGDAEAWFPASFVRLRVNQEDVSEHSGSLQDEDHDPDIAKIRHKNTENKDQMRTNVIQEIMNTERVYIKHLKDICEGYIKQCRKHTSMFTEAQLKTIFGNIEEVYRFQKTFYKNLEKQYNKDEPHLSEIGVCFLENHDGFSIYSEYCNNHPNACLELSNLMKHSRYRHFFEACRLLQQMIDIAIDGFLLTPVQKICKYPLQLAELLKYTTQDHRDYNKIKEAYEAMKNVACLINERKRRLESIDKIACWQVSIVGWEGQDILARSSELIHSGELTKLFKQGKSQQRTFFLFDHQLVFCKKDLLRRDILYYKGRIDMDEMEFADVEDGKDRDFNLNIKNAFKMVNRQTDEVHLFCAKKPEDKQRWLQAFIDERKRVQEDKDMGMELSEDQKKQAMNNAKKSRQGKMKGVTYNGIPAVPPHQNLHPIHQRHITVPTSIPQQQVFSLAEPKRKTSPFWNTITKLTPFKK, from the exons TCTCTACAGATGGAGGAGCAGAGTCCACAACTTTGGTTGATGACAATGGCAGCGAGGAGGAGTACAGCTTCGATGACCGCTACCAGGCCAACCCAAGATATCTGCAGCCAGGAGGGGAGCAGCTGGCCATCAATGAG CTGATAAGTGATGGAAGCACAGTATATGCAGAAGCATTATGGgatcatgtcactatggatgaTCAGGAGCTGGCCTTCAAAGCTGGAAATGTCATAAGAGTCCTCGAAGCTTCAAATAAGGACTGGTGGTGGGGGCGAATTGGAGATGCCGAAGCTTGGTTTCCAGCAAGTTTTGTGAGG TTACGAGTCAATCAAGAAGATGTTTCTGAGCACTCTGGAAGCCTTCAAGATGAAGATCATGACCCTGATATTGCTAAGATCCGTCACAAGAATACTGAGAACAAGGATCAAATGCGAACAAATGTCATCCAAGAGATAATGAACACAGAGCGGGTCTACATTAAACATCTGAAGGACATCTGTGAG GGCTACATCAAGCAGTGTCGTAAGCACACAAGCATGTTCACCGAAGCACAACTCAAAACCATCTTTGGCAACATTGAAGAGGTCTATAGGTTCCAGAAAACTTTTTACAAAAACCTGGAGAAGCAATACAACAAAGACGAGCCTCACCTGAGTGAAATTGGGGTCTGCTTTCTGGAAAAT CATGATGGATTTTCAATCTACTCAGAATACTGTAACAACCACCCCAACGCCTGCCTGGAGCTCTCCAACCTAATGAAGCACAGCAGGTACCGCCACTTCTTTGAGGCCTGCCGTCTTCTACAACAGATGATCGATATTGCTATTGATGGCTTCCTGCTGACTCCCGTCCAGAAGATCTGCAAGTATCCTCTGCAGCTAGCCGAACTGCTCAAGTACACAACCCAGGACCACAG GGactacaataaaataaaagaagCCTACGAAGCCATGAAAAATGTTGCCTGCTTAATTAATGAGCGGAAACGACGCTTGGAGAGCATTGACAAGATTGCCTGCTGGCAGGTCTCCATTGTAGGGTGGGAG GGACAAGACATTTTGGCCCGGAGTTCTGAGTTGATCCATTCAGGGGAACTAACAAAACTCTTCAAACAAGGCAAGAGTCAACAAAGGACTTTCTTCCTCTTTGATCACCAGCTGGTCTTCTGCAAGAAGGACTTGTTGCGTAGGGATATCTTGTATTACAAAGGCAGGATAGACATGGATGAGATGGAATTTGCTGATGTGGAAGATGGAAAGGACCGAGACTTCAATCTCAACATTAAGAACGCTTTTAAGATGGTGAATAGGCAAAcggatgaagtgcatttattttgtGCCAAGAAGCCGGAGGACAAGCAGAGATGGCTTCAAGCATTTATAGATGAAAGAAAGAGAGTCCAGGAAGATAAGGATATGG GAATGGAACTATCTGAAGACCAAAAGAAACAAGCCATGAACAATGCAAAAAAGTCCAGGCAGGGGAAGATGAAAG GGGTGACATACAATGGAATCCCTGCAGTCCCTCCTCATCAAAACCTGCACCCGATCCACCAGCGCCACATCACGGTCCCTACCAGTATCCCTCAGCAGCAGGTCTTCTCCCTGGCGGAGCCCAAGAGGAAGACTTCTCCATTCTGGAACACAATCACAAAGCTCACACCCTTCAAGAAATGA